The Pelodiscus sinensis isolate JC-2024 chromosome 32, ASM4963464v1, whole genome shotgun sequence genomic sequence ttttagacacgtgaaatttttttctaccattgcaacacatttgtttaaacaactgaatcATAGCtggacatttttgggtgtaaaaagtacaaaaataataaagcgctggaaAACTTACAacagaaattcagttttctccaaatttcagtggtgttgacATATACCCCCCGACTTTTCTCGAATAGCGCTAAGGGTCCTTGTACcacgggttgagaaacactgatctagacggttctgggtcctgccatgaaggcaaaggactggactcaacctttcaaggtcccttccagttcttgtgttctatgattctttgtgcTCAGGACTGAAAATGGGTTTCGGCATGGGGTGGCCACATGTCTGTCTGGGACCAACCACAGTCGTGCAGGCCAAACAAGACTACGGATAGGCCATTGATTTGAATACTGAGTCATTACGATTCGGCGCATCAGTAATGATCCCCATTTGCACCTTCGGAATTATAaacacacttcatatttctaacgtCACATACGAGAGTGATACATGCACAGCAATAGGATACACACATTCAGCGGGTGACAATCTTTAAAATGACAGGTCACATGATCGGTTTTGCATAAAGCGTCAcggagttatgcatattcataaccCCCATTTTCATAAAGCACAGGGAGAGCATGGCCCTTACGTTCTTACTTGtgaggtctctctcctgtgtgggttacTTCATGTCTTAGAAGGTGGGACTTCCGAATGAAACATTTCCCACAATGTaagcacttatggggtctctctcctgtgtgactTGCCCTATGAATAACAAGGTTAGACCTCCgtgtgaaacttttcccacagtccaaaCACTTATGGGGGCTCTCTCCTGTATGGAATGCCTGGTGCTGAACAAGGTCTGACCTCCACAGGAAAGTCTTTCCACAGTCCaagcacttatggggtctctTTCCTGTGTGGACGGCCTGATGTTTAAGAAGACTTGATCTCCTTTTGAAGGATTTCCCACAGTCCATGCACTTATGagatctctctcctgtgtggaatGTCTGATGTTCAACAAGGTCGATCCTCcgtatgaaacttttcccacagtccaagcacttatggggtctctctcctgtgtggatggcCTGATGTTTAGCAAGCTCAGACCTCCTTATGAAACTTCTTCCACAGACCAAGCACTTATGGGGTCTCACTCCTGTGTGGATGGCCTGATGGGCTACAAGGTGTGACTTCCGAATAAAACATTTTCCACAGTTTAAACactgatggggtctctctccagtgtggattttctgatgttTAACAAGCTCTGACCTCCATATGAAACTCTTTCCGCAGTCTATGCACTTGTGGGGTCTCTCTCCTGGGAGGACTGCCGGATGTTTCAGAAGGGGTGCTCTGTTTCTGACATTTTTCTGACAGTCCAAGCACTTACACGATCTCTCTCCGGTGTGGCTCATCTGATGTGGATCTAGCACAAGCTTCCAATTCAAACAGTTCCCGCACTCAAGGCACTGAATTGGTTTCTCTTCCGTGTGGCTTCTCCCATGGTTATTGAACCCTGAGTGGTCATTCGTGCTTTCCCCTAGGTCCAAGCAACGAAGGACTCTGTCTCCAGTGTGGATTGTCTGGGGTGTCACAAGGTACGATCTCAGAATGATGCCTTTCCCATCCTGAAGGCAGTGGTAGAGTTTCTCTTCCTTGGAGTTTGTCTGCTGGGCTGCGGGATCCTTGTGTCCTTCCCCGCATTTAACAGGTTCATCCATTTGTTCACATGGGAGGTTTCCCAGCAGCGTCTCCGACCTGTGCCAGTTTCCCCAGGCCTCTCCCTGTTCCAAGCACTGGGAAACATTCCCTTCAGCTCTTCCCACAAAAGTCGCCTGTGCTTCCATCTCCCCAGGAACTTCCTGCTGTTGATTCCCCTCTTCATTCTCACTCCTCTcatcacctgctgggagagagagaaTCCAGGCAG encodes the following:
- the LOC142818202 gene encoding uncharacterized protein LOC142818202 gives rise to the protein MAGASLGPSSSSSSRRGGSDRWLRPGRRKRLAAAARGDSGARLRAGSPSPGGGCCGAPEPGLQPGGGISGRASPAAPSPGASPRAAPPARPGPAPAPGRAALGGQAEETRREFAPERPSARGRAMAGMEPAQMRVTFEEVAVYFTQGQGVLLDARQKALYRDVMLENYEAVTSLGFPVPKPELIARLEREEEPWVPNLQAREEREIRRGTRTGDERSENEEGNQQQEVPGEMEAQATFVGRAEGNVSQCLEQGEAWGNWHRSETLLGNLPCEQMDEPVKCGEGHKDPAAQQTNSKEEKLYHCLQDGKGIILRSYLVTPQTIHTGDRVLRCLDLGESTNDHSGFNNHGRSHTEEKPIQCLECGNCLNWKLVLDPHQMSHTGERSCKCLDCQKNVRNRAPLLKHPAVLPGERPHKCIDCGKSFIWRSELVKHQKIHTGERPHQCLNCGKCFIRKSHLVAHQAIHTGVRPHKCLVCGRSFIRRSELAKHQAIHTGERPHKCLDCGKSFIRRIDLVEHQTFHTGERSHKCMDCGKSFKRRSSLLKHQAVHTGKRPHKCLDCGKTFLWRSDLVQHQAFHTGESPHKCLDCGKSFTRRSNLVIHRASHTGERPHKCLHCGKCFIRKSHLLRHEVTHTGERPHK